AAATCACCATACCGATATCTGAAATTTCAGAGAATGCAAAGTGGTATAAATATGAAATCGATGGAAAAATAGTTTCGTTCTTTGCTGTTAAAGATTCTTATGGAAAATTAAAAACAGCATTTAATGCGTGTGACGTGTGCTATCCTGAAAAGAAAGGATATAGACAAGAAGGAAATTATATGGTATGCAATAACTGCGGGCTTAAGTTTGCCATAAATGGAATTGGAACAGAAAATAAGGTAAGTGGTGGATGTTGGCCAGGATATTTACCTTCAAAAATAGAAGGGCATTATATAATTATTGAAAAAGAAGCCCTAGAAAATGGCAAATGGAGATTTTAATTTTTTTTTATTTTTAAAAAATGATAGGTTTAAATATATTCAATCATAGAATTATAGATAGAGGAATAAGATGGCAGATAAGAAAACTAAGAAAGCTGAAATTAAAGTTACTGGAATGACATGCGCTACATGTGCAACAACTATAGAAAAATCACTTATGAATTTAGAAGGTGTGAGTAAAGCTGAAGTGAATCTTGCTAAAGAAACGGCTTCTGTAGAATATGACTCAAACAAACTTAAGATAAATGACCTTGATGATGCGGTAAAAGATGCGGGTTATGACGTAATAAATGAGAAAGTTGTATTAAAAGTTGGAGGCATGACCTGTGTAATGTGCGCCAATACTATAGAAAGCACATTATCTAACCTTGATGGGGTTATTGAAGTCAATGTAAATGTTTCCTCTGAAAAAGTATATATAACTTATAATCCAAAAATAGTTTCAATCGCCGAAATGAAAAAGGCTATTGAAGAATCTGGATATCAGTACCTAGGTATAGAAGGAGAAGTTCTAGAGGATTTAAAACGAGAAGAAAATCAAAGAAAGAAAAAAATTAGAATAATTATAGGGGCTATAGATTCTGCAATACTGATGGGACTTATGTATGCTCCAATGACGATGCTCCCAATATCAATGCCATTTTTAATGTTTTTAATAGCTCTGCCGGCTTTTTTATATCTAAG
This portion of the Methanofastidiosum sp. genome encodes:
- a CDS encoding DUF2318 domain-containing protein, with product MKKTFILRSFIIASFFITIILFSGCNSSKEVIGQTNNIPNSEREVNKITIPISEISENAKWYKYEIDGKIVSFFAVKDSYGKLKTAFNACDVCYPEKKGYRQEGNYMVCNNCGLKFAINGIGTENKVSGGCWPGYLPSKIEGHYIIIEKEALENGKWRF